In Pseudomonas coleopterorum, the genomic window CTGCATCTTGCCGTTGCGCGGTTCGAAAGCGCTGAACTCGACGCTGCCCAGCCACAGCCGTGGCCGCGGTTGCAGCGTATCGATCACGCGCTCATCGGGCATATCAACCGGCTTTTGGCGTCAGGCGCTCGAACAGCGCTTCGATGACGTTGAAGCGCTCCTCGGCGCGCTCCATCGGCACCATGAATTTGAACAGCGTGGCGCCTTCGAACTTGTAGCGCTTGGGCTGGCTCTGGATCAGCTTGATCAGGGTCAGCGGATCGACCGGCGTGCTCGGGCCGAATTCGATGCGCCCACCCTGCGGACCACCATCGACCTTGGTGATACCCAACTGCTCGGCTTGAAGCTTGAGCAGGGTCAGGCGCACCAGGTTCTTGGTCGGTTCGGGCAACAGGCCGAAGCGGTCGATCATTTCCACCTGCAGGTCCTTGAGACCGTCCTCGTCCACCGCCGAGGCGATGCGCTTGTAGAGGATCAGGCGAGCGTGCACATCGGGCAGGTAGTCCTCGGGAATCAGAGCGGGCAGGCGCAGGTTGATCTCCGGGCCGCCGCCCAGGGGCTGGTCCAGGTTGGGTTGCTCGCCCTTGCGGATCGACTTGACCGCACGTTCGAGCATTTCCATGTACAGGGTGAAACCGACCGCCTGGATCTGCCCGCTCTGGCCTTCGCCAAGCAGCTCGCCAGCACCGCGGATTTCCAGGTCGTTGGTGGCCAGGACGAAACCGGCACCCAGGTCCTGGGTATTGGCGATCGCCTCCAGACGCTTTTCGGCGTCCGGAGTGATCTGCTGGCGCGGCGGGGTCAACAGGTAGGCGTAGGCCTGGTGGTGGCTGCGGCCGACGCGCCCGCGCAGCTGGTGCAACTGGGCCAGACCGAACTTGTCGGCGCGCTCGATGATGATGGTGTTGGCGCTGGGCACGTCGATGCCGGTCTCGATGATGGTCGAGGCGATCAGTACGTTGAAGCGCTTGTGATAGAAGTCGCTCATCACCTGTTCCAGCTCGCGCTCGCGCATCTGCCCATGGCCGATGCCGATGCGCGCCTCGGGAACCAGTTCGGCGAGGTCGGCGGCGCATTTCTCGATGGTTTTCACATCGTTGTGCAGGTAGTACACCTGGCCGCCGCGCAACAGCTCGCGCAGCAGCGCTTCCTTCACGGTGCTCTTGTTCTGCTCCATGACGAAGGTGCGCACCGACAGGCGCCGCGCCGGTGGCGTGGCGATGATCGACAGGTCGCGCATGCCGGCCACGGCCATGTTCAGCGTGCGCGGAATCGGCGTGGCGGTCAGGGTCAAAATGTCGACTTCACTGCGCAGGGCCTTGAGCGCCTCTTTCTGACGCACCCCGAAGCGGTGTTCTTCGTCGATGATCACCAGGCCCAGGTTCTTGATCTTGACGTCGTCCTGCAGCAGCTTGTGGGTACCGATGACGATGTCGATCTTGCCTTCGGCCAGTTGCTCGACGGCGGCACCCACTTCCTTGGCCGACTTGAAGCGGCTCATCACTTCGACCGTCACCGGCCAATCGGCGAAACGGTCGCGGAAGCTGTTGTAGTGCTGCTGGGCGAGCAGGGTGGTCGGCACCAGGATGGCCACCTGGCGGCCGCCGTGCACGGCGATGAACGCCGCGCGCATGGCCACTTCGGTCTTGCCGAAGCCGACGTCGCCGCACACCAGGCGGTCCATGGGCTTGGGCGCGAGCATGTCGTGGCGCACGGCCTCGATGGCCGACTGCTGGTCCGGGGTTTCTTCGAAAGCGAAGCCGGCGCTGAACGTGGCGTAGTCCAGAGCCGGGTCGGCGAACGCATAGCCTTCGCGCGCCGCGCGGCGGGCATAGATGTCGAGCAACTCGGCGGCCACGTCGCGCACCTGCTCGGCGGCCTTGCGCTTGGCTTTCTGCCAGGCCTCTGAACCGAGCCGGTGCAGCGGGGCCAGGGCGTCGTCGCTTCCGGTGTAGCGGGCGATCAGGTGCAGATTGGCCACCGGCACGTAGAGCTTGGCGTTCTCGGCGTATTCCAGGGTGAGGAATTCGGCGACCTGATTGTCGATCTCCAGCGTCGCCAGCCCCAGGTAGCGGCCCACACCGTGGTCGATGTGCACTACCGGCGCGCCTTCGCGCAGCTCGGTGAGGTTCTTGATGACGTTGTCATTGGCCGCGTCGGCGCGCTTGTCGCGACGACGGCGCTGCATCACGCGCTGGCCGAACAGCGGACTCTCCGCGATCAGGGCCAGGGCCGGGTCGAGAATCTGCAGGCCTTCGTCGAGCGGCGCGATGGTGATCGCCAGACGTTCCTTGCCCTCGGCGAACTCGTTCCAGCCGTCCACCGTGCGAGGGCGGACCTTGAGCCGCTCCAGCAGCTCCAGCAGCACTTCACGGCGACCGGCGGATTCGGCGGTGAACAGCACCCGCCCCGGAAATTGGTCGAGGAATCCGGCCAGCGCGGCGAGGGGCTGGGTGGCCTTGGCCTCGATGGCCAGGTCCGGCAGCGCCGCTGCGGCGAAACGTTCACGGCCCGGCCCCGGCTCCAGGTCATCCTGGCTGACGATGATGCGTGGCCAGGTCTTGAGCTGGGCGAAGCAGTCTTCCACCGGCATGAACAGTTCGGCAGGCGGCAGCAACGGACGCGCAGGATCGACCCGACGCTCCTCGTAACGGTTGCGCACGTCGCTCCAGAAATGCTCGGCGGCCTGTTCGATACCCGGCAGCGAGAACACCTGGGTGTCCTGGGGCAGATAGTCGAACAGGGTCGAGGTTTCTTCGAAGAACAGCGGCAGGTAGTACTCGATACCGGCAGGGGTGATGCCGCTGCTCAGGTCCTGAAAGATCGGGCAGCGACGGAAATCGACGTCGAAACGTTCGCGAAAGCGTGCCTTGAAGCGGGTCACCGCTTCCTTCTGCAGGGGGAATTCGCGGGCCGGCAGCAGGCGGATCGACTCGACCTTGTCGATGGAACGCTGGGTCTCCGGGTCGAAGGTGCGCAGCGTCTCGATCTCGTCGTCGAACAGGTCGATCCGATAGGGCAGCTTGCTGCCCATGGGGAACAGGTCGATCAGGGCGCCGCGCACGGCAAATTCACCGTGCTCGTACACCGTGTCGACGTAGCGGTAGCCGCTGGCCTCCAGACGCGTGCGCATCTGCTCTACGTCCAGGCGTTGCCCCACGTCCAGCACCAGGCTGCTGCCCAGCAGGAACTGGGTCGGCGCCAGCCGATGTAGGGCAGTGGTGATGGGCACTACCAAAACCCCGTGCGCCAGCTCGGGCAGGCGGTAGAGGGCGGCGATACGCTGGGAGATGATGTCCTGGTGCGGCGAGAACAGGTCGTACGGCAGGGTCTCCCAGTCGGGGAAATGCAACACCGGCAACTGCGGGGCGAAGAAACGCAGTTCCTGCTCCAGCCGGTCGGCGCTTTGGCTGTCGGCAGTGAGCAGAAGCGTGAAGCGCTTGGCGGCATTGGCCGCTTCGGCGATCGCCAGGCTCAGGGCGGCCCCGGGCAGGTTGCCCCAGGCGTGTTTGCCTGCCGAGGCAGGGAGTTGCGGAAGGCGCAGAACAGGCACGGGAGGTTGAGCTCCAAGCGTTGCGGCGGAAAACGAGGATTGTACCGGGGCGACGGTGGGCTGTCAGGTGCTGTGATGGGGTTGTGCCATTGCGGCGGCTCGAGCGGGCGGTGATGGCCGCGTCACGGTGCTTCGCACTGCCTCTTGTCAGAAAACCGCCGGGTATGAGCTACCTCGTTGGCGCGCCTCGGTTTTTTTGACGGTCCTATTCGCCAAACTTCACGACGTCGATAAGCGCAGATTGCTCCGGCCGCGCGGCGAAGTCATAATGTAGCCCGTTTTCTCAGCCCCTACATGTGGAAGGTTACCGTGACTCAGAAGCCCGACCAGTGTCTTGGTGAATGGATCGATCGTGAAGCACTCGCCGAAGCGATGATTCCTTTGATCGGCCAGCTCTACCGCAATAACAACGTAGTCACCTCCATCTACGGCCGCAGCCTGATCAACCGTTCGGTGATCGAGCTGCTCAAGGCGCACCGCTTCGCTCGCCATCGCCAGTCCGATTCCTCGGAGCTGTCGGTGCACGAGACGTTCCCGCTGATCAAGGCGATGAGCGAACTCAAGCTGGGCGCTGCCTCCGTGGATCTGGGCAAGCTCGCGGTCAAGTTCAAGGATAGCGGCAACGGGCGCAGCGCCGAACAGTTCGTGCGTGAAGAGCTGGCGGACGTGGTCGGCAAGCAGAACCAGGGCGAGCGTACCGGTACCGACGTGGTGCTGTACGGTTTCGGCCGCATCGGTCGCCTGCTGGCGCGCATCCTGGTCGAGAAGGCGGGTGCCGGCGACGGCCTGCGTCTGCGTGCGATCGTCGTGCGCAAAGGCGCCGACAACGATCTGGTCAAGCGTGCCAGCCTGCTGCGTCGCGACTCGGTGCACGGCTCCTTCGACGGCATCATCCATGTCGACGAAGCGAACAGCACCCTGACCGTCAATGGCAACCTGATCCAGGTCATCTACGCCAAGAACCCGAGCGAAGTCGACTACACCCAGTACGGCATCAAGAATGCCCTGCTGGTCGACAACACCGGCGTCTGGCGCGATGCCGACGGCCTTGGCCAGCACCTGGCCTGCCCAGGCATCGACCGCGTGGTGCTGACCGCACCGGGCAAGGGCAAGCTCAAGAACATCGTGCATGGCATCAACCATGGCACGATCACTGCCGATGACAAGATCGTGTCGGCGGCGTCCTGCACCACCAACGCCATCGTACCGGTGCTCAAGGCGGTCAACGACAAGTTCGGCATCGTCAACGGCCACGTTGAAACCGTTCACTCGTACACCAACGACCAGAACCTGATCGACAACTTCCACAAGGGCGACCGTCGCGGCCGTTCGGCGGCGTTGAACATGGTCATCACCGAGACCGGCGCTGCCACCGCTGCCGCCAAGGCGCTGCCCGAACTGGCCGGCAAGCTGACTGGCAACGCCATTCGCGTGCCGACGCCGAACGTCTCCATGGCCATTCTCAACCTGAACCTCGAGAAGGCCAGCACCCGCGAAGAGATGAACGAGTACCTGCGCTACATGGCGCTGCACTCGGACCTGTCCCGGCAGATCGATTTCGTCAACTCCCAGGAAGTGGTATCGACCGACTTCGTCGGCTCGCGCTATGCCGGTGTGGTCGACGCCGAGGCCACCATCTGCAACGACAACCGCGTCGTGTTGTACGTCTGGTACGACAACGAATTCGGCTACAGCTGCCAGGTGGTCCGTGTGATGGAAGACATGGCGGGCGTCAACCCTCCAGCTTTTCCACACTGAGCCTGAGCGCTGAATGAAAAACGCCCCGACTGGTTCGGGGCGTTTTTTTTGCGTGGGGTGTCAGGTATGGCCTCTTCGCGGGCAGAGCCCGCTCCCACAGGGGGGGTTACTTAAATACAGGCTCTTGTGGGAGCGGGGCGGGCGGCGAGCCATCTGCCCGCGAAAGCCGCACCGCGGTATCAGGCCTGCGCCGCCAAAGCCGTACGCTGCGCATGCCGGTCGCCGCGAAACAGCACCAGGGTCGCTACCAGCCCCAACACCGCCGCGCCACTGAGCCAGATGCCCGGTGCCGCCTTGTTGTCCAGCGCGTGAATCAGGTAGGTGCACGCCACAGGGGTGAACCCGCCGAACGTCGCCGTGGCCAGGCTATAGGCCAGCGAAAACCCGGTGGTGCGCACGTCCAGGGGCATGATCTCGGTCAGCGCCACGACCATGGCACCGTTGTACGAGCCATACAGGAACGACAGCCACAGCTCGACCGTCAGCAGACGGCCAAAGCTGGGATCCGCCACCAGCCACGACAAGGTCGGGTAGGCCGTCAGAATCGCCAGCACCGTGGCCGCGAGCAGCAAAGGTTTACGCCCGATGCGGTCCGACAGTGCGCCCATGATCGGCAGCCAGATGAAGTTGGAAAGGCCCACGGCCATGGTCACCAGCAGCGCATCCATGTCCGACAGGTGCAGCTCGTTCTTGCCGAACGTCGGCGTGTAGGCGGTGATCAGGTAGAACGAAACGGTGGTCATCACCACCAGCGCCATGCCCGCCAGGACCAGGCGGAAATTCTGCGCCACCGAATGCACGACTTGCTTGAGCGTGGGTCGATGGGTGCGCGCTTCGAACTCGGGCGTCTCTTCAAGCGAACGACGAATGAAGAAAATCACCGGTACGATCATGCAGCCCACCAGGAACGGCACCCGCCAGCCCCATTCACCCATTTGTTGCGCATCGAGGAAGTGGTTGAGCAGCACTCCGAGCAGGCCGGCGAAGACCACGGCGACCTGCTGGCTGGCCGACTGCCAGCTGACGAAGAAACCCTTGCGCCCCGGCGTGGCAATCTCGGCCAGGTACACCGACACACCGCCCAACTCCACGCCTGCCGAGAAGCCCTGCAACAGTCGCCCGAGCAGCACCAGCAGCGGCGCCGCGACGCCCAAGGTCGCATAGCCAGGTACGCAGGCAATCAATACCGTGCCCAAAGCCATCAAGGCCAAGGTCACGATCAGCCCTTTGCGCCGTCCGTGCCGATCGATGTACGCACCCAGAAAGATGGCCCCCAGGGGGCGCATGAGAAAGCCGGCACCGAAGGTGGCCAGCGACAGCATCAGCGAAGCGAAGGCACTGTCGGTCGGAAAGAACGTCTTGGCGATGGCCGTGGCGTAGAAGCCATAGACCATGAAATCGAACATTTCCAGAAAATTGCCGCTGACAACGCGAAAGATCGCCTTGCCTTTACCCACCTCAGACGTCATGGCTGTGCTCACTTTACTTGATCTTATAGGTGACCCATGGCAATAGACGCGTCGAGCTTTCGGGCACAACGGTCCAACGCCGGGAACATATCTTGTAACAATATGTTCCAGATCAACCTCAGGTAAAGTGAATTCGTACGCCAACCAGGCAGTGACGCAGGCCTTCGACGCTCAGGCCGGACGCCAGCTGACACCATTGATACCGAATTTTTCGGCCGATGGCTGACTGGTCTTTTTTACATGCTCACGGCCGAATCGACCGATGCGGCCGACCCCTGCATCGCAGCTTGCCCAATGCCAAGCCTCGCTGCTGTCCATTTTCTCGGCTCGGATGATGAACGACTTGGGGTCGCCGTGCAGGGTGTAATCGATGACGAACAGTTTTGCGTTGTTCATGGGGCCGAAGATCTTCCTTGTGAGGTGCGTCTCAATGAGTTTCGGAGTCCGGCCCGTCTGAAAAATTCAGTCGGATTGGCGCAACCACGCCAATCCCCTGAAGCGTGTAGCGCTCATCCCAGCCCAGATTGGCGCGCCAGCGCGGTCGCCAGGCTGGGCGCCAGTGGCAGAGCTGGCAACAGGGTCGCCTGATAGGCGTGGTAGAGGTCGGGTTTGCCCGGCCAGATGGTCTGCGCCGGTTGATTGCCCGTATCGAGTTCATGGTGCCAGCTGCCATGCTCGCGATCGATCAGGTAGAGGTCGATGTAGTCCCAGAACTCACGGTACCAGCGCTCATGGCTGGCATCGCCAGTACGCTGGTACAGCGCTGCAGCGGCAGCCACCGCTTCGGCCAGCGTCCAGTGCAGGCGCTGCGCGACCACCGGCCGTTGTTGCCAGTCCACCGTGTAGACGATTCCCGGCTGGCCATCCACCGCCCAGCCGACCCGACAGGCTGCGGCGAACAGATGCTGGGCGTCTTCGGCCAGCCAGCTGGGGTTGGCCAGACCGATGCGGTGCCGTGCGGCTTCCAGGTGCAGGAGCAGCCGCGCCCACTCGAAGGCATGCCCTGGCGTCTGTCCGTAGGGACGGAACTCGTCCCCGGGGCGGTCATGGTTGTAGTCGGGTAGCGCTTGCCAGTGGGCGTCGAAATGTTCGACTGGCAGATAGTTGGTGGCTGCCGCGTGCTGGTGAATCAGCCGCTCGCTGATCGCCAGTGCGCGATCCAGCCACTTGGCGTCGTTGCAGACGTCGGCCAGGGCCAGGCAGGCCTCCACCCCGTGCATGTTGCTGTTGCCACCCCGGTAGTCTTCCTGGTCGCTCCAGTCCTGAGCGAAGGATTCCACGAATGCCTGCTCGGCCTCGCACCAGAAGCGCCGCTCCAGAACGTCGACCGCGTCGGCCAGCAACGCCGCAGCGCCTGGTCGTCCGGCCGCTACGGCCGAGCTCGCCGCCAGCGCCACGAATGCATGCAGATAGGCTTGCTTGCGCGACGTGGAGGCCGGCCTGGCGCTGGCATGCCAGCCACCGTGCCGTGCATCGCGCAATGGACCCTGCAACGCGCGGATGCCATGGTCGACCATGGCCGCACTGCCAGGGATGCCCTGCAGGCAGGCCAGGGCAAAGCTATGGGTCATGCGGGCGGTCTGTATGGTCAATGCACCGCTGGCCAGCACCGGTCGGCCCCGGTTGTCGAGGTCCGCAAAGCCGTCTTCGATGCGCGCCGCCTTGGCGAACTCCAGCAATCGCTGGCCTTGCCGGGCCAGCCAGTGCCGGTGGGCGGGAAGGGTCAACCAACTGTTCGCGGCAGGAGTGAGGGTCTCCATCGGTACGAATGCCTCGCTAGGGGATGCAGGAAGCATCCAGCATAGCGGGGCGCAATGGCGCTTGGGTGGCGCCGACCCTCAGAGTCGGGCTTGTGGCCGATTCGGCCTATTGATAGGACTCGTCATCCTCGTCATCTTCTTCCTGAAGCGGCACCGTGGCATCTTCAGTGGTCACCGAGCCTGGGTCCTCGCTGCCTGGATCGTTGATGAAGGGCACACCATTGGGGCCTTTTTCTTCTTTGCCTTCGGTTTCAGGTGTCATGGTCATTCTCCTGTTGGCGACCTGCAGACGGTCGACTCAGGCATTGGACGCTCGGGCGCGCACGATGTTCATGCTGAGCATTGCCAGCACCGCTATCAGTGCCACTACGGCGCTGAAGAACTCGGCAGAATGATGCAGTCCGAACACGGGAATGCTCACGCCCACCGCGATCACCGGCACCGACATGGACAGGTAATAGACGATGAACAGCGCCGAGGTGACCCCGGCCTTCTGGCCGACGGGCGCGGCATTGGCCACCGCGCCCATGCCGGCCCGAAAGGTCAGGCCTTGGCCGATTCCGCTCAGGGCGCCGCCGAGCACCAGCAGCCAGAGCTGGGCGCTGGCGATACTCAGGCCCAGACAGGCGACACCGAGGATCAGCACCGTGCAGCCAACGGTCATCTGCGCGGCTTCGCGAATCCGCCTGACCCAGGCCTGGCCGACGATGGAGCCAGCGAACAGCACCAGAATCACTGCACCGATCACCAGGCCTCCCGCGTGCCCCATGACCTGACGCATGATCGCCGGTACCAGCGAGGTGAACAATCCGGTCACGCTGAACCCGGCAAGGCCGGCGATGGCGGCGGGTACGAACGGGCCGCGCACTGCTGCCGGCAGGCTCGGGCGCTGGAATCCCAGGCGTGGTTTGGCGGGTCGTTGCACCGTCTCGCCGACGGCCAGGATGGCTGCCGTAGCCGCCAGCAGCAGGACCAGGTGCACGACGAAGGCCAGGTGCACCGGCCAAGGCAGAAACTGTGACGTGAAACCGGCCAGCAGCGGGCCCAGCCCCAGGCCAAGCATGTTGGCCGCCGTGGCGACCAATGTTGCGCTGTTCCGCCAGCGCTTGGGCGCCGCTTCGATCACTGCCACCGTACCGGTACCGGTCATGATCCCGGCCGAAAAGCCCGAGATCAGCCGAGCGATCAGCAATCCGCCAATGGAGTCGGTGCACAGGAAAATCACCGCGCTGATCGCGCCCATGGCCAAGCCTGCCAGCAGCATCGGTCGCCGACCCAATTGATCGGACCAGCTGCCGACGGCCAGCAATGCACTGATCACCCCGGCCGCATAGATGGCGAAAATCAACGTGACCCAGGTCGCACCGAAGCCCAGATGCTGTTGATACAGTGCGTACAGCGGCGTCGGCAGGGTGGTGCCGACCATGGTGATCAGAAAGGCCACGGCGATCAGCCAGAAGCTCGTTTGGTGGGACGGTTGATCAGGTGCGCCGGTGGCAGCGTGGGGAGGAGTACGGGTCATGGATTTCGGCCAGATCGGGGAAGGCGGTCGGGAAACCTAGCAAACTGTGGCCGTCAGGTATACGTCTGCAAACGCACGTCCGCGGATTGACCTCAAGGGTGCTTGAAGTGCGCACCCCGGCGCAGTCTGATTGGCCCCTCCGGTTCCTTGTCGGGATTCAGCCGGTCATCGCCCTGGGTCAGGTCGATGATCTCGGCGGCCGCCAGGGCCCGAGCCACCCGGCGAACCTCCGGCATCAGCGCGCGCCACGCGGGCTCGTCCTGCTCCAGCGAGCGCGCCACTTCCGAAGGGCAGATGGACGTGCCCACGGCGCGTTGTTCGAGCAGGTGCAGAACGCGGCTGGCAATGACGTCGTCAGGGTGGGTCATGGGGGCGTTCTTCCTTGCAGGCGACAGGCTGAAGATGAAAACAACTTCAGCCATGTTACCTGCAACACTCCCGACTGGACATATCGAGCCGCGATCGGTATCGCCTCAGGCGCTGGCGGGTTCGTCCGGGGTGAATTCCTTCTCCATGTGCCGTTCGATCTGCTCCAGCGACTTGCCGCGCGTTTCCGGGACGCACATCGCGACGAAGATCAGCGACATGACGTTGATCGCGGCGAACAGCATGAAGGTATAGGGGCCGAAGCCAGCCAGGGCGATGGGGAACAGGAACGCCACCGACGCGTTGCACAGCCATTGGAAGCACACCGCCGTACCGGTCATCATGCCGCGCAGATGGGAGGGAAACAGCTCGGACATCAGCAGCCAGTAGACCGGGGCGATGAAAGTCTGCATGAACAGCAGGAACATCAGGATACAGGCCAGCGCCAGGTAGCTTTGCAGCAGCGAGGAGGGCAGCATGGTCAGCACGCCACA contains:
- the mfd gene encoding transcription-repair coupling factor, encoding MPVLRLPQLPASAGKHAWGNLPGAALSLAIAEAANAAKRFTLLLTADSQSADRLEQELRFFAPQLPVLHFPDWETLPYDLFSPHQDIISQRIAALYRLPELAHGVLVVPITTALHRLAPTQFLLGSSLVLDVGQRLDVEQMRTRLEASGYRYVDTVYEHGEFAVRGALIDLFPMGSKLPYRIDLFDDEIETLRTFDPETQRSIDKVESIRLLPAREFPLQKEAVTRFKARFRERFDVDFRRCPIFQDLSSGITPAGIEYYLPLFFEETSTLFDYLPQDTQVFSLPGIEQAAEHFWSDVRNRYEERRVDPARPLLPPAELFMPVEDCFAQLKTWPRIIVSQDDLEPGPGRERFAAAALPDLAIEAKATQPLAALAGFLDQFPGRVLFTAESAGRREVLLELLERLKVRPRTVDGWNEFAEGKERLAITIAPLDEGLQILDPALALIAESPLFGQRVMQRRRRDKRADAANDNVIKNLTELREGAPVVHIDHGVGRYLGLATLEIDNQVAEFLTLEYAENAKLYVPVANLHLIARYTGSDDALAPLHRLGSEAWQKAKRKAAEQVRDVAAELLDIYARRAAREGYAFADPALDYATFSAGFAFEETPDQQSAIEAVRHDMLAPKPMDRLVCGDVGFGKTEVAMRAAFIAVHGGRQVAILVPTTLLAQQHYNSFRDRFADWPVTVEVMSRFKSAKEVGAAVEQLAEGKIDIVIGTHKLLQDDVKIKNLGLVIIDEEHRFGVRQKEALKALRSEVDILTLTATPIPRTLNMAVAGMRDLSIIATPPARRLSVRTFVMEQNKSTVKEALLRELLRGGQVYYLHNDVKTIEKCAADLAELVPEARIGIGHGQMRERELEQVMSDFYHKRFNVLIASTIIETGIDVPSANTIIIERADKFGLAQLHQLRGRVGRSHHQAYAYLLTPPRQQITPDAEKRLEAIANTQDLGAGFVLATNDLEIRGAGELLGEGQSGQIQAVGFTLYMEMLERAVKSIRKGEQPNLDQPLGGGPEINLRLPALIPEDYLPDVHARLILYKRIASAVDEDGLKDLQVEMIDRFGLLPEPTKNLVRLTLLKLQAEQLGITKVDGGPQGGRIEFGPSTPVDPLTLIKLIQSQPKRYKFEGATLFKFMVPMERAEERFNVIEALFERLTPKAG
- a CDS encoding AGE family epimerase/isomerase, producing METLTPAANSWLTLPAHRHWLARQGQRLLEFAKAARIEDGFADLDNRGRPVLASGALTIQTARMTHSFALACLQGIPGSAAMVDHGIRALQGPLRDARHGGWHASARPASTSRKQAYLHAFVALAASSAVAAGRPGAAALLADAVDVLERRFWCEAEQAFVESFAQDWSDQEDYRGGNSNMHGVEACLALADVCNDAKWLDRALAISERLIHQHAAATNYLPVEHFDAHWQALPDYNHDRPGDEFRPYGQTPGHAFEWARLLLHLEAARHRIGLANPSWLAEDAQHLFAAACRVGWAVDGQPGIVYTVDWQQRPVVAQRLHWTLAEAVAAAAALYQRTGDASHERWYREFWDYIDLYLIDREHGSWHHELDTGNQPAQTIWPGKPDLYHAYQATLLPALPLAPSLATALARQSGLG
- a CDS encoding DUF3253 domain-containing protein, which codes for MAEVVFIFSLSPARKNAPMTHPDDVIASRVLHLLEQRAVGTSICPSEVARSLEQDEPAWRALMPEVRRVARALAAAEIIDLTQGDDRLNPDKEPEGPIRLRRGAHFKHP
- a CDS encoding MFS transporter; protein product: MTSEVGKGKAIFRVVSGNFLEMFDFMVYGFYATAIAKTFFPTDSAFASLMLSLATFGAGFLMRPLGAIFLGAYIDRHGRRKGLIVTLALMALGTVLIACVPGYATLGVAAPLLVLLGRLLQGFSAGVELGGVSVYLAEIATPGRKGFFVSWQSASQQVAVVFAGLLGVLLNHFLDAQQMGEWGWRVPFLVGCMIVPVIFFIRRSLEETPEFEARTHRPTLKQVVHSVAQNFRLVLAGMALVVMTTVSFYLITAYTPTFGKNELHLSDMDALLVTMAVGLSNFIWLPIMGALSDRIGRKPLLLAATVLAILTAYPTLSWLVADPSFGRLLTVELWLSFLYGSYNGAMVVALTEIMPLDVRTTGFSLAYSLATATFGGFTPVACTYLIHALDNKAAPGIWLSGAAVLGLVATLVLFRGDRHAQRTALAAQA
- a CDS encoding glyceraldehyde-3-phosphate dehydrogenase gives rise to the protein MWKVTVTQKPDQCLGEWIDREALAEAMIPLIGQLYRNNNVVTSIYGRSLINRSVIELLKAHRFARHRQSDSSELSVHETFPLIKAMSELKLGAASVDLGKLAVKFKDSGNGRSAEQFVREELADVVGKQNQGERTGTDVVLYGFGRIGRLLARILVEKAGAGDGLRLRAIVVRKGADNDLVKRASLLRRDSVHGSFDGIIHVDEANSTLTVNGNLIQVIYAKNPSEVDYTQYGIKNALLVDNTGVWRDADGLGQHLACPGIDRVVLTAPGKGKLKNIVHGINHGTITADDKIVSAASCTTNAIVPVLKAVNDKFGIVNGHVETVHSYTNDQNLIDNFHKGDRRGRSAALNMVITETGAATAAAKALPELAGKLTGNAIRVPTPNVSMAILNLNLEKASTREEMNEYLRYMALHSDLSRQIDFVNSQEVVSTDFVGSRYAGVVDAEATICNDNRVVLYVWYDNEFGYSCQVVRVMEDMAGVNPPAFPH
- a CDS encoding MFS transporter, whose translation is MTRTPPHAATGAPDQPSHQTSFWLIAVAFLITMVGTTLPTPLYALYQQHLGFGATWVTLIFAIYAAGVISALLAVGSWSDQLGRRPMLLAGLAMGAISAVIFLCTDSIGGLLIARLISGFSAGIMTGTGTVAVIEAAPKRWRNSATLVATAANMLGLGLGPLLAGFTSQFLPWPVHLAFVVHLVLLLAATAAILAVGETVQRPAKPRLGFQRPSLPAAVRGPFVPAAIAGLAGFSVTGLFTSLVPAIMRQVMGHAGGLVIGAVILVLFAGSIVGQAWVRRIREAAQMTVGCTVLILGVACLGLSIASAQLWLLVLGGALSGIGQGLTFRAGMGAVANAAPVGQKAGVTSALFIVYYLSMSVPVIAVGVSIPVFGLHHSAEFFSAVVALIAVLAMLSMNIVRARASNA
- a CDS encoding DUF6555 family protein, which translates into the protein MNNAKLFVIDYTLHGDPKSFIIRAEKMDSSEAWHWASCDAGVGRIGRFGREHVKKTSQPSAEKFGINGVSWRPA